The Paenarthrobacter aurescens region GGGATCAGCTTCAGGTTGGCGATGGCCAGCGGGATTCCAATGATGGTGATGGCCATGGCAACCGCCGTGACCACGTGACCGATCGCAATCCAGATGCCCGCAACCAGCAGCCAGATCACGTTGCCCAGGGTAGCGAAGACCCCGGCACCGCCCGGCTTCTCAACCACCATCTGGCCGAAGGGCCACAGGCAGTAAGCCCCGATCCGGAAGGACGCGATGCCCCACGGGATGGTCACAATGAGCACGCAGCAAATGATGCCTGCCGCGAAGTAGCCCAAAGCCAGCCAGAACCCACCGAAGACAAGCCAGATGATGTTAAGGAGCGTTTTCATA contains the following coding sequences:
- a CDS encoding YccF domain-containing protein, which gives rise to MKTLLNIIWLVFGGFWLALGYFAAGIICCVLIVTIPWGIASFRIGAYCLWPFGQMVVEKPGGAGVFATLGNVIWLLVAGIWIAIGHVVTAVAMAITIIGIPLAIANLKLIPVSLMPLGKQIVPTSQPFVSTYR